The genomic DNA CGGTATCCTGGCGACCGGATTTGCCGCCGAGACGCGGCGCGACAATTTCCTCAAGACCTGGGAGGCCGTCAGCAAGGTGCCCTTCTTCGCGGCGCTCGGCCCCGCCGCGATTGCCGACGTCACCCACATGCTGCGGACCATGGAGCTGCCGGCGCGCACCATGATCATCCGCAAGGGGGCGCAGGGCGATTGCATGTATTTCATTGCCGCGGGCGAGGTCGAGGTCGACCTTCCCGGCAAGAAGGTTCAGCTCGGCGAAGGCGCCTTCTTCGGCGAGATGGCGTTGCTCGGCAACAACAAGCGCGGCGCCAATGTTTCGACCACGAAAGTGTCGCGGCTTCTGGTACTCGACCTCGTCGACTTCCGCGTGCTGATGGCACGGCACCCGGATCTCGCCGAGACCATCGATGCCGAGGCGAAACGCCGCGCGCTCGAAAACAAGTAGAATGGAGACAAGAATGTCGGATACCACCGACGCGGCGACCGGCCCCCTGCTCGAACGCGACGGCGCGCGCGCCACCATCCGCCTCAACCGTCCCAAGCATCTCAACCGGCTCCAGGCGGAAGACCTCGGCGAGCTCGTCAGGCTGTTCGACCTGGTCGAGGCTGATCCGGCCATCCGCGTGCTGGTGTTGACCGGCACCGGGCGCGCCTTCTCCGCGGGGTATGACCTCAACTCGGTCGCCGAGCGCGCCGTCAGCGCAAACGAGCAGCAGAGCGCGGGCTCCGCCTTCGAGGTCGTCGTCAACCGGTTGGAGGATCTCGGCGTGCCGACGATCTGCCGGCTCAACGGCGGCGTCTATGGCGGCTCGACCGATCTCGCACTCGCCTGCGATTTCCGGATCGGCGTCGACACCGCCGAGATGTTCATGCCGGCGGCGCGACTCGGGCTGCATTATTACCCGAGCGGCATCAAACGCTACGTCACACGGCTCGGCCTCGACAATGCGAAAAGGCTGTTCCTGACCGCGCAAAAGATCAGCGCGCCGGAGATGCTGCGCATCGGCTACCTGACCGCCATGGTGCCAGAAGAGACGCTCGACGAGGAGGTCGACAGACTCGCCGGCATCCTCGCCGGCAACGCGCCGCAGGCCATGCGCGGCATGAAGCGCGCAATCAACGAATTCGCCCGCGGCGAGCTCGATGATCGCGCCGCCGACCAGCGCCACCGCGACAGCATGCGCGGCGACGAGATCAAGGAAGGCATCAAGGCGTTTGCGGAGAAGAGAGCGCCGAAGTTTTAGCTCCGAGTCTTCGCAAAACACCACCCTGTGGTTATGAGTCCCGGGTCTGCGCTTACGCATTTCCGGGACGAAACTGA from Bradyrhizobium sp. CCBAU 53351 includes the following:
- a CDS encoding enoyl-CoA hydratase/isomerase family protein, which gives rise to MSDTTDAATGPLLERDGARATIRLNRPKHLNRLQAEDLGELVRLFDLVEADPAIRVLVLTGTGRAFSAGYDLNSVAERAVSANEQQSAGSAFEVVVNRLEDLGVPTICRLNGGVYGGSTDLALACDFRIGVDTAEMFMPAARLGLHYYPSGIKRYVTRLGLDNAKRLFLTAQKISAPEMLRIGYLTAMVPEETLDEEVDRLAGILAGNAPQAMRGMKRAINEFARGELDDRAADQRHRDSMRGDEIKEGIKAFAEKRAPKF